The genomic segment GCCCGTTCCATGGGCATCACGGTCGAGGGCTGAGCCTCCTCCCCCGTCTGACCTTTCTCAGTGGTAGGGCCAAGCGCTGGCCCGAACCACGACTCCATACCTGAACAAACCAGGAGCAGAAGTGAAGCGCAGCAAGACTCTCCGCGCTGCGGACGCCAAGATCGACCGGGAGAAGCTGTACGCCCCGCTCGAGGCCGTCCGTCTCGCCAAGGAGACCTCCTCGACCAAGTTCGACGGCACCGTCGAGGTCGCCATGCGTCTGGGTGTCGACCCGCGCAAGGCCGACCAGATGGTCCGCGGCACCGTGAACCTCCCGCACGGCACCGGCAAGACCGCCCGGGTCCTGGTCTTCGCGACCGGTGACCGTGCTGCGGCCGCGGAAGCCGCTGGGGCCGACATCGTCGGCGCCGACGAGCTCATCGACGAGGTCGCGAAGGGCCGCCTGGACTTCGACGCCGTCGTCGCCACCCCGGACCTCATGGGCAAGGTCGGCCGCCTCGGCCGCGTGCTCGGTCCGCGTGGTCTGATGCCGAACCCGAAGACCGGCACCGTGACCCCCGACGTCGTGAAGGCTGTCAACGACATCAAGGGCGGCAAGATCGAGTTCCGCGTCGACAAGCACTCGAACCTGCACTTCATCATCGGCAAGGTGTCCTTCGACGACACCAAGCTGGTGGAGAACTACGCCGCGGCCCTGGAGGAGATCCTCCGTCTGAAGCCGTCGGCCGCCAAGGGTCGCTACATCAAGAAGGCCGCCATCACCACCACGATGGGCCCCGGCATTCCGCTGGACTCGAACCGCACCCGCAACCTCCTCACCGAGGAGGACCCGGCCGCCGTCTGAATCTGACGGCAGCCGCGTCGCGTACGCGTTCTGTGGACGGGCCCCGCAACCTTTCGAGGTGCGGGGCCCGTCCTGTTTGTGTACGGACCTTTCGGATACGTGTGTCAGTGGTCTGCGCTAGCGTGCAGGCTCCATGAATGCCAAGGGGTGGGACAACATGAACAGCACGACCATGCGCCGTGCCGGTCTCTCGATCGCGGTGGTCGCCGCGCTGACCGGCCTCACGGCCTGCGGTTCGGGTGACTCCTCCGACAAGGCCGACGGCGGCGGCAAGGACGAGGGCGGCATCAAGCTCAGCCCCATAGCCGCCCTGCGCACCGTCGAGAAGTCGACCGACAAGGCGGACACCGCCCGGGTCGACGGCACGACGACCATGGGCTCGCTCAGCTCCATGGACATGAAGGGCGTCATGGGCTGGTCCGACGGCATCACGGGCAACGTGACGGTGACCTTCACCGGCGGCTCCCAGGCCCAGCAGATGAAGCAGCTGGGCACGACGGAGCTCGACTACCGCTATCTGAAGAACGGCTTCTACGCGAACATGGGGGACAGGTTCGCGTCCCAGGCGGGCGGCGGCAAGCACTGGGTCGAGTACGACTACGACACGCTGGCGGAGCTAAGCGGCGCCGCGGGCGAGGCCTTCCAGGACCAGATGCAGAACACCACCCCGAACCAGTCCGTGAAGATGCTGCTGGCCTCCGGCGACGTGAAGCGCGTCGGCACGGAGGACGTCCGCGGCAAGAAGGCGGTCCACTACTCGGGCAAGGTCGACGTCGCGGACTTCACCGCCAAGAGCGCGGACCTCGACGAAGACAAGATGGCCGAGCTGAAGAAGCAGTTCGAGCAGGCCGGCCTGAGCACCGAGACGATCGACATCTGGGTGGACGAGGACGACCTGCTGGTCAAGAAGAGCGAGAAGGGTGAGACGAAGAACGGCACCTTCTCGCAGACGGCCTACTACAGCGACTACGGCACCGAGCTGAACGTGGAGAAGCCGCCTGCGTCGGACACGATGAGCTTCAAGGACCTCATGAACAAGCAGCCCGCCGTATGACCGCTGCGCCGCTCGCCGGATAACTCCTGCGCTTCTCGACCCACCCCTCGGGTACTCTCGGTCACACAAACATGTGTCGATCATGTGTTCTTTGTTCCAGGGTGTGCCAAGGGGTGGGGTCATGACTGCAGGTGTCGTACGGGGACGCAGAGGGCGTCAGCGGGTGGCGGGGGCCGTGCTCAGCACCGCGCTGCTCTGTGTCGGCGCGGTGGCGTGCGGGGGCTCGGACGACAAGTCCGACAACGCTGCCGACTCGGGGAAGCCCCAGTCGCGCTCGCAGGTGACCGAGGTCATCACGGCCGCGTACAAGAAGACCTCGGCCGCCAAGTCGGCCAAGGTCAAGATGACGATGTCCACCCCGCCCGGTGAGATGGGCAAGGCCATGGGCGGCGCCGGTGAGATGAAGATGACCGGCGTCATGGGCTGGGACCCGACCGTCATGGACGTGACGGTCTCGGGCTCCGCGCTCACCGAGGGTGACCCGGAGGCTCCGGAGAAGATCCGGATGCTCTGGAGCGACAACGTCATGTACATGAACATGGGCGCCAAGGCGGCCAAGGACATGGGCGGCAAGCAGTGGGTCAAGATGGATCTCAACGCCATCATGGAGAAGGCCGGTGACGACAAGCTCGCCAAGCAGATGACCGGCGGCCTGGACAGCATGAACCAGGACCCGGCGCAGCAGCTCGCGATGCTTCTCGACTCCCCGAACCTGAAGCACCTGGGCTCCGCGCAGGTCAACGGCGAGCAGACCCAGCGCTACAAGGGCCGCCTCACCGTCAAGGAGATGGCGGAGTCCAACAAGGGCCTGAAGGACGTGCTCAGCAAGAGCGAGCGCGACCAGCTGTTCAAGAACATCGAGAAGTCGGGCATCAAGGGCTACGACACCGAGGTCTGGGTCAACGAGGACGACTACCCGGTCCGCATGGACATCGACATCAAGACCCCCGAGGGCACGGTGAAGACGTCGCAGACCTTCTCCGACTACGGCGCGGCGACCAAGGTGACGCCGCCGGCGGCCAAGGACACCTTCGACATGATGAAGATGTTCGAGGAGCTCGGAAAGCTCGGCGAGGACAGCAAGGGCGCCGGTTCGGACAGCGCCTTCTGACCGGATTTGCTTGACGCGGACCCGTTCGCGTACTCTTCCACAGAAGCCAAAGACCGCTGGTCGTTGCCGTGTTCTCGCAAGAGGGTGCGGTGGCCGAAGGATCCGCTGAAACGGCGGACGACCCGCGCAGGTGACTGTGGATGTGCTCCTGAATCGTCATGCGATTCGGTTGAGCTCACGCCCCGTGCGCCTGCGCCGGGGCGTTTCGTTTTGTCGGCCCCTTCTGAGCGGTCCTCATCACCCGGAAGGAGGCCGACGCTCTATGCCGACGCCCGACAAGGCTGCCGCGGTAGCCGAGCTCACGGACAAGTTCCGCAGCTCGAACGCCGCCGTGCTGACCGAGTACCGGGGTCTCACCGTGGCCCAGCTCAAGCAGCTGCGCCGTTCGCTCGGTGAGAACTCCGAGTACGCCGTGGTGAAGAACACGCTGACCAAGATTGCGGCCAACGAGGCCGGGATCAACACGCTCGACGACCTGTTCACGGGTCCGACGGCGGTTGCCTTCGTCACCGGTGACCCGGTGGAGTCGGCGAAGGGTCTTCGTGACTTCGCCAAGGAGAACCCGAACCTCGTCATCAAGGGCGGTGTCCTTGACGGCAAGGCGCTGTCCGCCGATGAGTTCAAGAAGCTCGCGGACCTCGAGTCCCGCGAGGTTCTGCTCGCCAAGCTGGCGGGCGCCATGAAGGGCAAGCAGTCGCAGGCTGCCGCGCTCTTCCAGGCGCTTCCCTCGAAGTTCGTCCGCACCGCGGAGGCGCTTCGTGCCAAGAAGGCCGAGCAGGGCGGTGCCGAGTAATTCGGCTCGCGCATTGATCGACGCCCGCTAGGGCGCCGGTCGCAGCGGGCCGAACGTACGCCCGCCTTCATATACACCCGGCACCAGCCGAATTAGTGGAAGGATCGCCCATCATGGCGAAGCTCAGCCAGGAAGACCTGCTTGCCCAGTTCGAGGAGCTCACGCTCATCGAGCTCGCCGAGTTCGTGAAGGCCTTCGAGGAGAAGTTCGACGTCACCGCCGCCGCTCCGGTCGCCGTTGCCGCCGGTGGCGCCGCTGCCGCCCCGGCCGAGGCCGAGGCCGAGCAGGACGAGTTCGACGTCATCCTCACGGGCGCCGGCGAGAAGAAGATCCAGGTCATCAAGGTCGTGCGCGAGCTCACCTCCCTGGGTCTCAAGGAGGCCAAGGACCTCGTCGACGGCACCCCGAAGCCGGTCCTCGAGAAGGTCGCCAAGGACGCCGCGGAGAAGGCCGCCGAGGCCCTCAAGGGCGCCGGCGCCTCCGTCGAGGTCAAGTGACCTCACGAGTCGTCTGACTCTCTTCCCCGTTCGTACGGCTGAGGCTGTAACGCACGGGTCGCCAAAGGCGATCACCCATGTGGGTGGTCGCCTTTCGGCGTTCACGGGCGCCCCGCGGAGGGTGCCTTGCGATGTCGGTCCCGGCGAGTATGGTGATCTTCGTTGTGCCCTCGGGACGGCCCGTGACGGTGACGATCTCTGAGTGATGTCGGGGCAGGGGGGCCTTGACGAACCGCACGCAGCGCGCAATTCTCAGGACGCGTCGTCACAACGATCCGGATCCGAGGCATGGATCGGCGGCGAAGAGGGCAGTATCGATGTGCATCGAGGGCGTGGCTTGCAGCAGGGGTTGAGAACAACGAGGGTCTTCAAAAACCCGCACTGGACATCAGTGGGCCGAGTGGCTACACTGACCCTTTGCGCTGCCTGTTAGCTGCCTCCTGCCCGTCACCAGGGGCATGCCCTCGCTTGAGCACTGTGGATCCGAACCTCCCTGACCTGGGATGTCCGTCTCTGTGTCCAGCCTGGGACCGGTACGCGCGTAGTGAGTCCGAGCCCTCGGAAGGACCCCCTCTTGGCCGCCTCGCGCACTGCCTCGACCGCGAATACGAACAACGGCGCCAGCACCGCCCCGCTGCGCATCTCCTTTGCAAAGATCAAGGAGCCCCTCGAGGTTCCGAACCTTCTTGCGCTGCAGACCGAGAGCTTTGACTGGCTGCTCGGCAATGACGCGTGGAAGGCTCGTGTCGAGGCGGCTCTGGAAAGCGGACAGGACGTCCCCACCAAGTCCGGTCTGGAGGAGATCTTCGAGGAGATCTCCCCGATCGAGGACTTCTCCGGGTCGATGTCCCTGACGTTCCGCGACCACCGTTTCGAGCCTCCGAAGAACTCGATCGACGAGTGCAAGGAGCGCGACTTCACGTTCGCCGCCCCGCTCTTCGTCACCGCCGAGTTCACCAACAACGAGACCGGCGAGATCAAGTCTCAGACGGTCTTCATGGGCGACTTCCCGCTCATGACGAACAAGGGCACCTTCGTCATCAACGGCACCGAGCGTGTCGTTGTGTCGCAGCTGGTCCGTTCGCCCGGTGTGTATTTCGATTCCTCGATCGACAAGACGTCCGACAAGGACATCTTCTCCGCCAAGATCATCCCGTCCCGGGGTGCCTGGCTGGAGATGGAGATCGACAAGCGCGACATGGTCGGTGTCCGCATCGACCGCAAGCGCAAGCAGTCGGTCACCGTTCTGCTCAAGGCTCTCGGTTGGACGACCGAGCAGATCCTCGAGGAGTTCGGCGAGTACGAGTCCATGCGCGCCACCCTGGAGAAGGACCACACCCAGGGCCAGGACGACGCGCTGCTCGACATCTACCGCAAGCTCCGTCCGGGCGAGCCGCCGACCCGTGAGGCCGCTCAGACGCTGCTCGAGAACCTCTACTTCAACCCGAAGCGCTACGACCTCGCGAAGGTCGGCCGCTACAAGGTCAACAAGAAGCTGGGTGCGGACGCTCCGCTCGACGCGGGCATCCTCACGGTCGAGGACATCATCGCCTCGATCAAGTACCTGGTGAAGCTGCACGCCGGTGAGACCGAGACCGTTGGCGACAGCGGCACGTCGATCGTCGTCGAGACCGACGACATCGACCACTTCGGCAACCGTCGTCTGCGCAACGTCGGCGAGCTCATCCAGAACCAGGTCCGCACGGGTCTGGCTCGTATGGAGCGCGTCGTCCGCGAGCGCATGACGACCCAGGACGTCGAGGCGATCACGCCGCAGACCCTGATCAACATTCGCCCGGTCGTGGCGTCGATCAAGGAATTCTTCGGCACCTCGCAGCTGTCGCAGTTCATGGACCAGAACAACCCGCTGTCGGGTCTGACGCACAAGCGTCGTCTCTCGGCGCTGGGTCCCGGTGGTCTGTCCCGTGAGCGGGCCGGCTTCGAGGTCCGTGACGTGCACCCGTCTCACTACGGCCGCATGTGCCCCATTGAGACGCCCGAAGGCCCGAACATCGGTCTGATCGGTTCGCTGGCTTCGTACGGCCGCGTCAACGCGTTCGGCTTCGTCGAGACGCCGTACCGCAAGGTCGTCGACGGCCAGGTCACCGACGACGTCGACTACCTGACGGCCGACGAGGAGGACCGCTTCGTCATCGCGCAGGCCAACGCCCCGCTGACGGACGACCTCCACTTCGCCGAGGCCCGCGTCCTGATCCGCCGTCGTGGCGGAGAGATCGACTACGTGCCCGGCACGGACGTCGACTACATGGACGTCTCGCCGCGCCAGATGGTGTCGGTCGCGACCGCGATGATCCCCTTCCTGGAGCACGACGACGCCAACCGTGCCCTCATGGGCGCGAACATGATGCGTCAGGCCGTGCCGCTGATCACCGCCGAGGCTCCCCTCGTCGGCACCGGCATGGAGTACCGCTGCGCGGTCGACGCCGGTGACGTGATCAAGGCCGAGAAGGCCGGTGTGGTCCAGGAGGTCTCCGCGGACTACGTCACGGTGACCAACGACGACGGCACGTACACCACGTACCGCATCGCCAAGTTCTCCCGGTCGAACCAGGGCACCTCCGTCAACCAGAAGGTTGTCGTCGACGAGGGCGCCCGCGTGATCGAGGGCCAGGTCCTGGCCGACGGTCCCGCGACCGAAGAGGGCGAGATGGCCCTCGGCAAGAACCTGCTCGTGGCGTTCATGCCGTGGGAGGGTCACAACTACGAGGACGCGATCATCCTGTCGCAGCGCCTCGTGCAGGACGACGTCCTCTCCTCGATCCACATCGAGGAGCACGAGGTCGACGCCCGTGACACCAAGCTCGGCCCGGAGGAGATCACCCGGGACATCCCGAACGTCTCCGAAGAGGTCCTCGCCGACCTCGACGAGCGCGGCATCATCCGTATCGGTGCCGAGGTCGTCGCCGGCGACATCCTCGTCGGCAAGGTCACGCCCAAGGGTGAGACCGAGCTGACGCCGGAGGAGCGCCTGCTCCGCGCGATCTTCGGTGAGAAGGCGCGCGAGGTCCGTGACACCTCCCTGAAGGTGCCGCACGGCGAGATCGGCAAGGTCATCGGCGTCCGCGTCTTCGACCGTGAAGAGGGCGACGAGCTGCCGCCGGGCGTGAACCAGCTGGTTCGTGTCTACGTGGCGCAGAAGCGCAAGATCACGGACGGCGACAAGCTGGCCGGCCGTCACGGCAACAAGGGTGTCATCTCGAAGATCCTTCCGATCGAGGACATGCCGTTCCTCGAGGACGGAACTCCGGTCGACATCATCCTGAACCCGCTGGGTGTGCCGTCCCGAATGAACCCGGGACAGGTCCTGGAGATCCACCTCGGCTGGCTCGCCAGCCGCGGCTGGGACGTCTCCGGCCTCGCGGACGAGTGGGCGCAGCGCCTGCAGGCCATCGGCGCCGACCAGGTCGACCCCGGCACGAACGTCGCCACCCCCGTCTTCGACGGTGCGCGTGAGGACGAGCTCGCCGGTCTGCTGCAGCACACCATCCCGAACCGCGACGGCGAGCGCATGGTGCTCCCGTCCGGCAAGGCGCAGCTGTTCGACGGCCGCTCCGGCGAGCCGTTCCCGGACCCGATCTCGGTCGGGTACATGTACATCCTCAAGCTGCACCACCTGGTCGACGACAAGCTCCACGCTCGTTCGACCGGTCCGTACTCGATGATCACCCAGCAGCCGCTGGGTGGTAAGGCACAGTTCGGTGGCCAGCGCTTCGGTGAGATGGAGGTGTGGGCGCTGGAGGCATACGGCGCCGCGTACGCCCTCCAGGAGCTGCTGACGATCAAGTCCGACGACGTGACCGGCCGCGTGAAGGTCTACGAGGCCATCGTCAAGGGCGAGAACATCCCCGAGCCCGGCATTCCCGAGTCCTTCAAGGTGCTCATCAAGGAAATGCAGTCCCTGTGCCTCAACGTGGAGGTGCTGTCCTCGGACGGCATGTCCATCGAGATGCGCGACACCGACGAGGACGTCTTCCGCGCGGCGGAGGAGCTCGGCATCGACCTGTCCCGGCGCGAGCCGAGCAGCGTCGAAGAGGTCTGACGGGTTGGCCGGCCGGATCGCGTATCCGGCCGGCTCTCCCCGGACCCGTTCAGACCATGATTGAGACTCGACCCCGAAAGAGGGATTGACGACAAAGTGCTCGACGTCAACTTCTTCGACGAGCTGCGGATCGGCCTTGCCACCGCGGACGACATCCGACAGTGGTCCCACGGCGAGGTCAAGAAGCCGGAGACCATCAACTACCGCACCCTGAAGCCCGAGAAGGACGGACTCTTCTGCGAGAAGATCTTCGGTCCGACCCGGGACTGGGAGTGCTACTGCGGCAAGTACAAGCGTGTCCGCTTCAAGGGCATCATCTGTGAGCGCTGCGGCGTCGAGGTCACTCGCGCCAAGGTGCGTCGTGAGCGGATGGGCCACATTGAGCTGGCCGCCCCTGTCACGCACATCTGGTACTTCAAGGGCGTCCCGTCGCGCCTCGGCTACCTGCTCGACCTCGCCCCGAAGGACCTCGAGAAGGTCATCTACTTCGCGGCGTACATGATCACGTTCGTGGACGAGGAGCGTCGCACCCGCGACCTGCCGTCCCTGGAGGCGCACGTCTCCGTCGAGCGTCAGCAGATCGAGAACCGTCGCGACTCCGACCTGGAGGCCCGCGCCAAGAAGCTCGAGACCGACCTGGCCGAGCTCGAGGCCGAGGGTGCCAAGGCCGACGTGCGCCGCAAGGTGCGCGAGGGCGCCGAGCGTGAGATGAAGCAGCTGCGCGACCGTGCGCAGCGCGAGATCGACCGTCTCGACGAGGTGTGGAACCGCTTCAAGAACCTCAAGGTCCAGGACCTCGAGGGCGACGAGCTGCTCTACCGCGAGCTGCGTGACCGCTTCGGCACGTACTTCGACGGCTCGATGGGTGCCGCGGCGCTGCAGAAGCGCCTGGAGTCCTTCGACCTCGACGAGGAGGCCGAGCGCCTCCGCGAGATCATCCGTACCGGCAAGGGCCAGAAGAAGACCCGTGCGCTCAAGCGCCTCAAGGTCGTCTCCGCGTTCCTGCAGACCAGCAACAGCCCCAAGGGCATGGTGCTGGACTGCGTGCCGGTCATCCCGCCGGACCTGCGTCCGATGGTGCAGCTGGACGGTGGCCGCTTCGCGACCTCCGACCTGAACGACCTGTACCGCCGCGTGATCAACCGCAACAACCGCCTGAAGCGCCTTCTCGACCTCGGTGCGCCCGAGATCATCGTGAACAACGAGAAGCGCATGCTCCAGGAGGCCGTCGACGCGCTCTTCGACAACGGCCGTCGTGGTCGCCCGGTGACGGGCCCCGGCAACCGTCCGCTGAAGTCGCTGTCCGACATGCTCAAGGGCAAGCAGGGTCGATTCCGTCAGAACCTGCTCGGCAAGCGTGTGGACTACTCCGCGCGTTCCGTGATCGTCGTCGGTCCGCAGCTGAAGCTGCACCAGTGTGGTCTGCCGAAGGCCATGGCGCTGGAGCTCTTCAAGCCGTTCGTGATGAAGCGCCTGGTCGACCTGAACCACGCGCAGAACATCAAGAGCGCCAAGCGGATGGTCGAGCGCGGCCGCACGGTCGTGTACGACGTCCTCGAAGAGGTCATCGCCGAGCACCCGGTTCTGCTGAACCGTGCGCCCACGCTGCACCGCCTCGGCATCCAGGCCTTCGAGCCGCAGCTGGTCGAGGGCAAGGCCATTCAGATCCACCCGCTCGTCTGCACCGCGTTCAACGCGGACTTCGACGGTGACCAGATGGCCGTGCACCTGCCGCTCTCCGCGGAGGCGCAGGCCGAGGCCCGCATCCTGATGCTGTCCTCGAACAACATCCTCAAGCCGGCCGACGGCCGTCCGGTCACGATGCCGACCCAGGACATGGTCCTCGGTCTGTTCTTCCTGACCACCGACGGTGAGCTCCGTGACACCAAGGGCGAGGGCCGTGCGTTCGGCTCCACGGCCGAGGCGATCATGGCGTTCGACGCCGGTGAGCTCGCGCTGCAGTCGACCGTCGACATCCGCTTCCCGGTGGGCACCATCCCGCCGCGCGGCTGGACCCCGCCGGTCTCCGAGGCGGGCGACGACGGTGTCGAGGAGCGGCCGTACCAGCAGGGCGACAGCTTCCGGCTGCGTACGTCCCTGGGCCGCGCGCTCTTCAACGAGCTGCTGCCCGAGGACTACCCGTTCGTCGACTACTCGGTCGGCAAGAAGCAGCTCTCCGAGATCGTCAACGACCTCGCCGAGCGCTACCCCAAGGTCATCGTGGCGGCGACGCTCGACAACCTGAAGGCGGCGGGCTTCTACTGGGCGACCCGTTCCGGCGTCACCGTGGCCATCTCCGACGTCGTGGTCCCCGCGGCCAAGAAGGAGATCGTCGCGGGCTACGAGGCCCAGGACGAGAAGGTCCAGAAGCAGTACGAGCGCGGTCTGATCACCAAGGACGAGCGCACGCAGGAGCTCATCGCGATCTGGACCAAGGCGACCAACGAGGTTGCCGAGGCGATGAACGCGAACTTCCCGAAGACGAACCCCATCTTCATGATGGTTGACTCGGGTGCCCGAGGAAACATGATGCAGATGCGTCAGATCGCCGGTATGCGTGGTCTGGTGTCGAACGCGAAGAACGAGACGATCCCGCGTCCGATCAAGGCCTCGTTCCGTGAGGGCCTGACCGTTCTCGAGTACTTCATCTCCACGCACGGTGCCCGTAAGGGTCTGGCGGACACGGCTCTCCGTACCGCCGACTCCGGTTACCTCACCCGTCGTCTGGTCGACGTCTCGCAGGACGTCATCATTCGCGAGGAGGACTGTGGCACCGAGCGCGGTCTGAAGCTCAAGATCGCGGTCAAGGGCGAGGACGGTGTGCTCCGCAAGACGGAGAACGTCGAGACCTCGGTCTACGCCCGCATGCTGGCCGAGGACGTCGTCATCGACGGCAAGGTCATCGCGCCGGCCAACGTCGACCTCGGTGACGTCCTCATCGACGCCCTGGTCGCCAACGGCGTCGAGGAGGTCAAGACCCGCTCGGTCCTGACCTGTGAGTCCGCGGTCGGCACCTGTGCCTTCTGCTACGGCCGTTCGCTCGCCACCGGCAAGCTGGTCGACATCGGTGAGGCGGTCGGCATCATCGCCGCCCAGTCCATCGGTGAGCCCGGCACGCAGCTGACGATGCGTACCTTCCACACCGGTGGTGTGGCCGGTGACGACATCACCCAGGGTCTGCCCCGTGTCGTCGAGCTCTTCGAGGCTCGTACGCCGAAGGGTGTCGCCCCGATCTCCGAGGCCGCGGGCCGTGTCCGCATCGAAGAGACGGAAAAGACCAAGAAGATCGTCGTCACCCCGGACGACGGCAGCGACGAGACGGCGTTCCCGATCTCGAAGCGTGCCAAGGTCCTGGTGCGCGAGGGCGACCACGTCGAGGTGGGCCAGAAGCTCACCTTCGGTGCGACGAACCCGCACGACGTGCTGCGGATCCTCGGTCAGCGCGCGGTCCAGGTCCACCTGGTCGGCGAGGTCCAGAAGGTCTACAACTCGCAGGGTGTGTCGATCCACGACAAGCACATCGAGATCATCATCCGGCAGATGCTGCGCCGTGTGACGATCATCGAGTCCGGCGACGCGGAGCTGCTGCCGGGCGAGCTCGTCGAGCGCTCGAAGTTCGAGACCGAGAACCGTCGTGTGGTCACGGAAGGCGGCCACCCGGCCTCCGGCCGTCCGCAGCTGATGGGTATCACCAAGGCCTCGCTGGCGACGGAATCCTGGCTGTCGGCCGCCTCCTTCCAGGAGACGACCCGAGTCCTGACGGATGCGGCGATCAACGCCAAGTCCGACAGCCTCATCGGCCTCAAGGAGAACGTCATCATCGGTAAGCTCATCCCGGCCGGTACGGGTCTGTCCCGCTACCGCAACATCCGGGTCGAGCCGACCGAGGAGGCCAAGGCCGCGATGTACTCGGCCGTCGGCTACGACGACATCGACTACTCCCCGTTCGGCACGGGCTCCGGCCAGGCCGTTCCGCTGGAGGACTACGACTACGGGCCGTACAACCAGTAGGTCCCATGTCTGCTGAAGGGCGTCCGCTTCCTTTGGGGGTGGGCGCCCTTCGGCGTTCGGTCTGGTGGCCCATGGCCGGGAGGCGCCCTTCACGCTGGTCTACGGGGCGTACGTGGCTGTTTCGTGCGCGAAGGGCGGGATGGGCCATCGATCGTGCCGGCGTTGGCTGTACCGCCGGTACTGGCACGCGTTCTGCGGAAGCAGTCCACAGGTATGTGCGGGCATGCCGGATCGGGCGGATGTCCAATTGATCAAGGACTTTCTGCGGCAGGCTTGATCTGCAGATGTCCGGCGTGTCGCCCCCCATCGCATTTGTTTTGACCAGACTCGATGAGGTAGGTACGCTCAGACCTTGTGCCTGGGGTGTGCCTGGGCTCGCGCGCGTGTCATCAGCCGCTGCGGGAGTCCGAGAAAGGCCACCGTAATCTGCGCCCCTTTCCGCCTTGCGGCGGGAGTCTGCAGCATTCGACACACCCGACCGCGTGGGTCGGCGACGTTCCGGGTTAGCTTTACTATTCGGCACACAGAAACCGGAGAAGTAGTGCCTACGATCCAGCAGCTGGTCCGTAAGGGCCGGCAGGACAAGGTCGAGAAGAACAAGACGCCCGCACTTGAGGGTTCGCCCCAGCGCCGTGGCGTCTGCACGCGTGTGTTCACGACCACCCCGAAGAAGCCGAACTCGGCCCTCCGTAAGGTCGCGCGTGTGCGTCTGACCTCCGGGATCGAGGTCACGGCCTACATTCCGGGTGAGGGACACAACCTGCAGGAGCACTCCATCGTGCTCGTGCGTGGTGGCCGTGTGAAGGACCTGCCTGGTGTTCGTTACAAGATCATCCGCGGTTCCCTCGACACCCAGGGTGTCAAGAACCGCAAGCAGGCCCGCAGCCGCTACGGCGCCAAGAAGGAGAAGTAAGAATGCCTCGTAAGGGCCCCGCCCCGAAGCGCCCGGTCATCATCGACCCGGTCTACGGTTCTCCTCTGGTGACCTCCCTCATCAACAAGGTGCTGCTGAACGGCAAGCGCTCCACCGCCGAGCGCATCGTGTACGGCGCCATGGAGGGCCTGCGCGAGAAGACCGGCAACGACCCGGTCATCACGCTGAAGCGCGCGCTCGAGAACATCAAGCCGACCCTCGAGGTCAAGTCCCGCCGTGTCGGTGGCGCGACCTACCAGGTCCCGATCGAGGTCAAG from the Streptomyces venezuelae genome contains:
- a CDS encoding DNA-directed RNA polymerase subunit beta', with protein sequence MLDVNFFDELRIGLATADDIRQWSHGEVKKPETINYRTLKPEKDGLFCEKIFGPTRDWECYCGKYKRVRFKGIICERCGVEVTRAKVRRERMGHIELAAPVTHIWYFKGVPSRLGYLLDLAPKDLEKVIYFAAYMITFVDEERRTRDLPSLEAHVSVERQQIENRRDSDLEARAKKLETDLAELEAEGAKADVRRKVREGAEREMKQLRDRAQREIDRLDEVWNRFKNLKVQDLEGDELLYRELRDRFGTYFDGSMGAAALQKRLESFDLDEEAERLREIIRTGKGQKKTRALKRLKVVSAFLQTSNSPKGMVLDCVPVIPPDLRPMVQLDGGRFATSDLNDLYRRVINRNNRLKRLLDLGAPEIIVNNEKRMLQEAVDALFDNGRRGRPVTGPGNRPLKSLSDMLKGKQGRFRQNLLGKRVDYSARSVIVVGPQLKLHQCGLPKAMALELFKPFVMKRLVDLNHAQNIKSAKRMVERGRTVVYDVLEEVIAEHPVLLNRAPTLHRLGIQAFEPQLVEGKAIQIHPLVCTAFNADFDGDQMAVHLPLSAEAQAEARILMLSSNNILKPADGRPVTMPTQDMVLGLFFLTTDGELRDTKGEGRAFGSTAEAIMAFDAGELALQSTVDIRFPVGTIPPRGWTPPVSEAGDDGVEERPYQQGDSFRLRTSLGRALFNELLPEDYPFVDYSVGKKQLSEIVNDLAERYPKVIVAATLDNLKAAGFYWATRSGVTVAISDVVVPAAKKEIVAGYEAQDEKVQKQYERGLITKDERTQELIAIWTKATNEVAEAMNANFPKTNPIFMMVDSGARGNMMQMRQIAGMRGLVSNAKNETIPRPIKASFREGLTVLEYFISTHGARKGLADTALRTADSGYLTRRLVDVSQDVIIREEDCGTERGLKLKIAVKGEDGVLRKTENVETSVYARMLAEDVVIDGKVIAPANVDLGDVLIDALVANGVEEVKTRSVLTCESAVGTCAFCYGRSLATGKLVDIGEAVGIIAAQSIGEPGTQLTMRTFHTGGVAGDDITQGLPRVVELFEARTPKGVAPISEAAGRVRIEETEKTKKIVVTPDDGSDETAFPISKRAKVLVREGDHVEVGQKLTFGATNPHDVLRILGQRAVQVHLVGEVQKVYNSQGVSIHDKHIEIIIRQMLRRVTIIESGDAELLPGELVERSKFETENRRVVTEGGHPASGRPQLMGITKASLATESWLSAASFQETTRVLTDAAINAKSDSLIGLKENVIIGKLIPAGTGLSRYRNIRVEPTEEAKAAMYSAVGYDDIDYSPFGTGSGQAVPLEDYDYGPYNQ
- the rpsL gene encoding 30S ribosomal protein S12; this encodes MPTIQQLVRKGRQDKVEKNKTPALEGSPQRRGVCTRVFTTTPKKPNSALRKVARVRLTSGIEVTAYIPGEGHNLQEHSIVLVRGGRVKDLPGVRYKIIRGSLDTQGVKNRKQARSRYGAKKEK
- the rpsG gene encoding 30S ribosomal protein S7, whose amino-acid sequence is MPRKGPAPKRPVIIDPVYGSPLVTSLINKVLLNGKRSTAERIVYGAMEGLREKTGNDPVITLKRALENIKPTLEVKSRRVGGATYQVPIEVKPGRANTLALRWLVGYSRARREKTMTERLLNELLDASNGLGAAVKKREDTHKMAESNKAFAHYRW